The following is a genomic window from Bombus vancouverensis nearcticus chromosome 15, iyBomVanc1_principal, whole genome shotgun sequence.
AGTACCGACAATCAACTATCCTTGAGAACCAGAGAATCAACGTTGAACAGAATTATAAGATAGAGTCCTTTAAAAGCGAAGCAACATCGAATAAAATACTTGAATAGAATCCTTTAAAGGCGGAGaactttgaaattttttaattcttctagACGATTCTATTTATACGATATGATAAAGTTTCGAACTGTTTCAAACACAAAATTTATGAAAGAGATAGGATAGGAGtaactattttatttcagaTTCCTACGATATTGTTTGGCCTACTGGCCACAGCGGTGTGCGAGAAGGAAACCACGAAGAACGTGGCAGCTCAAGAATCTAACGTAGAAAAGAAGCAAGAGAAACGAGGACTTAGTCATCTCGAGGGAGGCATCGAAGGCGGTGACTACGGCGGAGGTCATGAGATCGCTCTGTCGGGAGGCCATGGCGGTGGATACGAAGGAGGTGACTATGGTGGTGGCTACGGCGGTGGTTCTGGTGGAGGCTATGGTGGTGGCTACGACGAAGGTGGCAAAGTAAAGGAAGTCACGATCGTAAAGAGCGTGAAGGTACCCTATCCGGTCGAGAAGAAGGTCCACTATCCAGTAGAGAAAGAAATACCATACCCAGTCAAGGTCCCCGTGCCACAACCGTACCCAGTGGAAAAGAAGATTCCGGTACCAGTAAAGGTTCTGGTTAAAGTACCAGTCCATATTCCACAACCCTATCCCGTGGAGAAGAAGATACCGTATCCTGTCCAAATACCCGTAGAAAGGCCAGTACCGTACAAAGTTTACGTGCCACAACCGTATCCAGTGGAGAAGAATGTACCTTACCCCGTGAAGGTACCTGTACCACAGCCGTACCCCGTCGAGAAGCCTGTACCATACCCCGTGAAAGTCGTGGAACACGTTCCCCAGCCATTCCCTGTTGACAAACCTGTACCGTACCCCGTGAATATACCTATTGACCGACCTTATCCCGTTCACATCTCGAAACCGTACCCAGTTCCGGTTGAGAAGCCGGTACCAGTGCCTGTCGAGAAGACTGTACCTTATCCAGTCAAGGTACCCGTAGAGAGACCAGTCGGAGTTCCCGTAGAAAAGCCAGTACCTGTCGAAGTTAAGGTACCCATACCAGCGCCATACCCAGTGGAGAAACATGTGCCGGTTCCTGTTGAAAAGCCTGTACCCTACGCGGTTAAAGTACCAGTCGAACGACCAGTAGCAGTTCAAGTTACGAAGCCAGTACCAGTGCCTGTCGCCAAACCTGTGCCCTATCCAGTTAAGGTACCTGTACCTGTGTCGGTGCACAGCCACGGAGGAGGTTATGAGTCTGGAGGTTACGAATCTGGAGGTTACGAATCTGGAGGTTATGAATCTGGTGGTGGCTATGAGTCTAGTTATGGAGGGCATTAGAAGAATTAAGATCGAAAGGTCGCCATTGATACCTGGTAATATCGGCTCGGCCGCCAAAATTGTCGCGTCGCCTTGATTTCCCCCTTTTGGAAATTCCTTAGAATTCATTTTCGACGCGACGAGgggatatttattttaattatttctcaaAAAATAATGATTTTCGCTGGGTTGAAGAACGATTTATAGAAAGAATGAGTTGCGAAGTGGACGCTAGTTTTTGGGAGAAAGCGTTCTTCAGCCAGTGATTCATTCTATTTAGATCCTAGTGTTTTGATATCCTTTGATACCTGAGTACCTAAGAATACACAAATTGTACATGTACGATGTATTGTATAAAGATTCACGCGGCGTCCGTCGGCAGAGTGACTGATTTGAGCTCAGCTCGTCGGACGCCCATATACCATGTCTTTCGCTTCTTTCTAATAAAACCAAAGAACAAAAATTGAATTTCTTTCTATTGGTTGCTTCGTCTCCTAACCAAACCTCCAAAATACCATAAAAGTTAAACA
Proteins encoded in this region:
- the LOC117164333 gene encoding uncharacterized protein LOC117164333 yields the protein MKFLIPTILFGLLATAVCEKETTKNVAAQESNVEKKQEKRGLSHLEGGIEGGDYGGGHEIALSGGHGGGYEGGDYGGGYGGGSGGGYGGGYDEGGKVKEVTIVKSVKVPYPVEKKVHYPVEKEIPYPVKVPVPQPYPVEKKIPVPVKVLVKVPVHIPQPYPVEKKIPYPVQIPVERPVPYKVYVPQPYPVEKNVPYPVKVPVPQPYPVEKPVPYPVKVVEHVPQPFPVDKPVPYPVNIPIDRPYPVHISKPYPVPVEKPVPVPVEKTVPYPVKVPVERPVGVPVEKPVPVEVKVPIPAPYPVEKHVPVPVEKPVPYAVKVPVERPVAVQVTKPVPVPVAKPVPYPVKVPVPVSVHSHGGGYESGGYESGGYESGGYESGGGYESSYGGH